tccaaggttattccaccaaatattgattatttctgaactcctaaatcATTACAAATATGAGtcaaacaataatgttaattttacttaaacataaacctataaatagcaaattcagagaaactggttcagaaaccgaagtgccccctttcttttttcccccaaaacGAACAGCCATAAAGATTTGGGCCCTTGGATTTACCTGatgtgtgaacgtagccaaagtcATGCAGGACCTATTTAGAAACGTCTATGAACCCATCCCCTTAAAATTCTATAAACATCAAGGCTCTAGTTGGTCACTTCTGCTGTTAGAAATGAGCAGAAAGTCCAAATAATTCCAGAAAAACaggatatttttagttttttagattttttaagatTAAGAACACCCTGAATATGGTTTCCATCACCTTCGGCCATCGCACTCGGTCCACAGAGCGAAGCTTTCACGCCGAAAGCCGCCGAAGTCCCAACaaacatcatcaacatcatcagcaGCAGAAACATGGCGACGCTCTGCAGACGCTGATCTCAGGTCAGGATCCAGATCTGCTGTGAAGCAGAGCGACGGAGGCGGCGGCTCCATCCTCTCTGTATCTGTTTCCTCCATACGTTTATCTCCCAGAGCTGCTGAACCTTTTCACCTCGGACGGGGTCTAAAGCAGCGATTGGCCATTCTGTCAGTGATGGAAGTCCGCCGGCGCATATTAATGTATCTCGATGTGAACCTGCACACAGGAGAATACAAGACATGACATGTTAGAACTCACTGTAATCTTTCTACAGTATGTTCAGTATTCCTGATATATGTCCTGATATATATTTACAGAGATTTAATAGCCGTAAACAATACAGCTGCAGTCAAGAAGGCACAGCAGAGACTCTATTTCCTGAGAattctcaataaataaaaaaaaacattcaggagAAGCTGCTGGTGTCCAGCAGCTATTGCTGTGCCATTGAGAGTGTGCTAACCTACTGCATCTCAGTGGCAGAAAGAAGAGCACTACAGAGAGTGATCAACGTGGCCCAGAAGATCACCGGCTGCCCGCTACCCAGTCTGGAGGACCTGTTCAGCTCTCGCTGTCTCAGCAGAGCAGTTAACATCCTGAAAGACTCCTCCCACCCTGGACATCATCTTTTCCAACAGCTGCCCTCTGGAAAACGCTTTAGGTCCATCACTTCCAGGacaaacagactgaaaaacagTTTTTACCCCAGTACTGTACGGGTACTGAACACTGCACACCCTCAGACCACTACCAAGGAACTGACAAAATAAAACTACAAACCTTAATACCTGAACTTTCAACGCACTGtgcactttttgtatttattatttggcAAATTAGTTActtaaattgtatatattttcatacatccactgtaaattttgtgtatttgtgtatagagctgtttttagtttattttcgTTCAGGCACCTTAAGGATTGCTGCtaaatttcattgtacactgtgCATAGACAATACAAGTATCTTATCgtatataatgataatagaatagaataataaCGCTGTTACATTTGTGAAAAAGCAATGAATTAAAAAATTCTGACATTTTAGACAATGTAGGTTTAGATTACATACGGGaggttaatctttttttattattgtttttatgtcATCTTCAAAATAGGATAACGCACATTGGGGTGATTgcacatctttacatataaaagctgccagagggaatctcagtaaaCAGGCATTGCCTAACTGAATGAACTTTGAATCTTTGTAAACAAAAcccaaataataaacaaaacaacacaaaaatgaacaaaatgaacaatATATTGAGATCAGTAAAATGATTGACTTCATGTATTGTaagataggttgataatgtaactATCATAACAAGCCTAGAACACATTGTACTTCAAAATTTTATGAAATGACACAAAACCTCACTTACAAATCCTTAAGAGGGACTTTTAGTTTGAAACAAGACGTATACAGGGAGTGAGAAATAAGGAAGACAGGGAGAGGAGAGAAAGATATTAAGTTAAGATATAGTAGGGATGCTCCAATGTGGGAATTTCCAttattatacatgtatatacttATTTTTAGCTTTCCACCAGCTGTATACCAAGAATAAAATGAAAGTTTTCTCATAAGAAATTAGTTTTACATTTCTTGagctttatatttattaagctaaCTAGTTCTTACTAGTTATAGGTCGGTTGATCATAACAGAAACAGAATCAACCTCTCTAAAGATGATCTCCattttattagggttcaagcaccgaaggtgcgtagaaccctattgtttttgctaagatttttcttcttcttcttattattattattctttttcctctgaaaaagcagttgtgcagcctaaaccgtaagtcgtaGAGACATGAAACTttgtaggtagatgtaggatcagtgcatctcggaggACAACAAAAATAGTAcggattggtcaagtggtggcgctataaacaacgaaattcatttttcacaattttctcaataactcaaaaaccataagacctacattcaaaattcttttttattggattccttgggtcaatacctacaactttgcaatttggaccatgcacttccgtctatatagattttgtgctaatttgcataatatgcagaacatacttttgcgaactagtcctaggaattttgaccaatcctggcatgtttggtatcaaaatactcgtgagagcatgcgcttcaatattcaataagaaaaagttaaaatttgtaaacaatatggccgccatatgcaaattagtccttccggatatatgccccattcacttcaagaggtaaatttggagcactgtttctcagcaaccgtgcaacctagcaagttgaaactttgcatgcagaatctatcatacagcctctaaaggatgttcaaagggcaacttaatcaatcaacatggctgaacaccatcagccaatcagcattcagcagacattttggcaggctgaatgttgcccaatctggatgatatttggcagttatgttcaggtggagacactgtagtgacctgcaaagtgctgaaacaatccgcccactggggggcgctgttccaaaaaaaatagtatatgtcaatcatactgtactattttgacatctaattgtttttgccatattcagtacagtggctctgacaaatttgtaaTTACAACTATGTTCAAAAAGtgctttattaatttataattgctaattgtttgaaaatagctatattgaaactactctctggatatttggcctatcacctccatttcggtcttgttgcacactgtagagtctctaggtaaatgttcattaaaaacatttgagaaaatttcacatacaatactctccaggcatcaagcaatctgtgcgtccttggaatttctaacctaaattgctgtaactctgtagtatttgctgtaatctcacaatgttaaagacctctgtacaatatcactctgatgaagcgccatttaatacagaactagattaagaataacttgacattacatgtcatatcagaacattcactcctttgtgcctcttctcaacattaataacaggtgaaagacttttgatcattttaaatgtgacagaatgtctccaattgtgtaagaccttcttacacatcaccatcctatgctctagtaggcaccattgtgctagttggtgcttgatgaagcgccatttaattcagaactagatttataataacttcgtaattacatgtcatatcagaacattcactcctttgtgttaatttaaacttgtttggtcaaacatttcagcttgttctgcaaaggttcaaaggtcaatctgaataccactttgtgaacattctggttgaagccacctgatcaataccaataacatgtagacaccttttgactagttctaactcacttaatgaatatcctacaaagttcactagatttacatgtgaatttaagcactgatcaggttgaaaggcctctgctcaacattaataacaggtgaaaaacttgataatttctaaatgtgacagggcatctccaatcatattagaccttcttacacatcaccattcaatgctccagtaggcaccattgtgccagttggtgcttgaacccgatgattgccgcttgcggctatatttattttttttattcttttataaagTTTGCAAAAAACATCACCTGCTTGGTTTCTTTTCAATTTgcacatttatgttttttatcttgttgagtgacactttgttgatgtTGTTTGGTGCTGTTTGTTTCACTGTATATAGTTGCAAtttaatttacaaataatatacacatttagaCATTTAGAGATTATACCTGTTTGTTTATTCGAGATCGAGGGCCTTGGCTTCtgtatttcataatttatttttgtataaataaagccgtataaataatacatattttatgtaatatatagtgtttttacactagaaaattattttacacataatttggtaataaattgatTTAAGCAACCAAAAAATCTGTGGAGCCACTTGGGAGCCGAAAGAGCAGCTCTCCTTAGTGAGCTGAGCCAGAAGAACCGGCTCTCTAGAAAGATCTGGAATTCCCATTAAGGGTGGGctatatggctctaaaataatatcacgatatttcagggtatttttgcgataacgatatacttggcgatataggaaaactaaaattattaattaataattaattaataaaaaatcacaaatctaattaaactaaaaatacaaattaataaaatttgcTTAAATCACTGAATTTCAATTTCCTttactttttctcctccaatcaCAACACACCTCACCACAACACCACTGCACTAGGTCAACAGACATAACTTTAAACCAACCTGAGCagagtacttttacacttttactcataaagattaaaaagcttgagttgattgtTCAACTTCTTTTAAACACTAGTAAGTTATCTATAGTTCTacctacaaataaataaatggagaTATTTCGACATATACTTCAGgtaatgagaagctactccctgcatcagctgGGTTGTTACAGCTGATGGTAACAGTAATTTGTTAGTAATCAGTCTGGTTCCAGAAGCTGCTGGTGGTTCTATTGGTTCTGTTGATTCTGTTGGGCTGTCTGTAATGGGATATACCGGGTTGGGTCCGGGTTCTGTAATAAAGCTGCTTTTACCTGCAGGCGAACATTAAACATCATAGAGGCGATGAGGTAGAGGTAGGGGAACCGGATCCGGAGCCTCCAGGCCAGGTCGAAGAATATGAGCAGGGTTCGGGTGAGTCCTTTAGAGAACAGTCCGTAGGTTCGGCCCGCGGAGCCCGAGAACCGCAGCACCAGGTACGACAGTCCCGCCATCAGAACCGCGGCTCACAGCCCAGCTCCCCGCCCCGACAGGCCCGCTCTCCCGCGCCGGGTCAGCATGGTTCTGTACCGGGCTTAACCTCGAACCGATACCGCAGCCCGGCCGCACTCATACTCCGCCCCGCTGTCACTGTTCCCCACCGGATCACTAACCCGGAGACACCGGTCCCCGACAACTTCCTCTCAATACTACACATAAAAGCCTCAGGACTTTTATTTTTGccttcataaaataataatattatattaactaaaattaaaatattaaccataaataaataaaatacaaaatgtaaaattgtaCTTATTATATTCCCACTCTTTATTCGTTtgataacaaataataataataataataataataataataatagtaataataataataatgacatgtaatatttgatttaaaaaatgctttagaATTTTGCCAATAATTTGGCATTTTAAGATTCAAAGCAACTACTAAAATGTACATATTCTTAAAACattcaaatatacaaataaataaaattgtaagtaaataaaatataaataaataaacattttaaaaattatgtGTAAACGAAAAAAAATCGCGTGGTCACAATGAAGCTAACATTGATATAAAATGACATTGTGAGATTTAaattatataacaaaatatataaatataaatgtgtgtgggatGTGTACATATATGTGGTTTTGGGctgaatttaattcatttttttatttaattcatttactgATGGAGTTTGGTGCTCTGTAAgtgtttctctttcactctacccTGACAGCAAAGAACactgaattaacttttttttttttttactttttggttgcatatgtaataatgtatttgataattatttatttatttttaattattttattatttttatatttttgtggcTGGATCTTGTTTGAGTGCATTATAGACGGAAAAgtgcattattttatatttgtcaTTTTTGGAACATAAATCGGGTGTGTAAGggttaataaataaaagtttttaaagttgagaaaagacttttattttgtggTTAAGTGTATAAACCGGAAGTGTGCTGTGGGGTGTGAAGGTGTTGGGTGGTGGCTGTAAACTTTGCTGAGTTTCAGATCGGAGCCGCAGcgctgcagagagagacagagggagataaAGCGGGTTTTTTAACAGTAGAGGGAGTTTAttagttagtttattagtttaaacaggttttactgtatttaatccGGTTATTAAATAGTTTATTAGCACATTAGCTAACTGCTACTTACCGTTAGCTCATAAAGGCTCAGTAACCCGGAGTAATGCAGGCCATAAAGTGTGTGGTGGTGGGAGACGGGTAAGAACTTTTATATAATTATCTTATTTAACAGTTTATAAACTTTCTGTCCTTTAATTatatcaatttatattattaaaacattgtaatattgcGTTTACTTGGTTAGAAAAGTCCTGTATTGCCAATGAATTAAAGCAGCAGCTGGAAAGTGAAACAAATGTTTGTAGAAgttagaaaaattaaataaaattaaaatagaaactATAAACTAATCCTTTTTCCATTCTTccataagaaataaataaaattatacaaaataacGCTACTTATTTTTAGTAAGCTGTTTTTTTAAGGGTCAGTttctagtttagttttagtttttctaactttttacagtttttttattacccttctgtccttttttatatgattttatattatttaaacactttaattctGCGTTTAAGCGGTTTAAAAAAAAGTCCTGTATTACTCTTGAATTAAGCAGCAGCTGGAAAGTGAAACAATTTTTTggtaaaagttagaaaaaataaaattgaaatagaAACTAATCCTCTTTCCgtcttactt
The sequence above is drawn from the Astyanax mexicanus isolate ESR-SI-001 chromosome 19, AstMex3_surface, whole genome shotgun sequence genome and encodes:
- the LOC103043390 gene encoding small integral membrane protein 10-like protein 2A, whose protein sequence is MAGLSYLVLRFSGSAGRTYGLFSKGLTRTLLIFFDLAWRLRIRFPYLYLIASMMFNVRLQVHIEIH